The following proteins are co-located in the Vicugna pacos chromosome 3, VicPac4, whole genome shotgun sequence genome:
- the LSM11 gene encoding U7 snRNA-associated Sm-like protein LSm11 isoform X1 translates to MEERERGARSARAGSPARPPSPRLDVSSDSFDPLLALYAPRLPPIPYPNAPCFNNLAQYESFLRTGVRGGGRGRARGAAAGSGAPAAAAAAGPSGRTRRRQDAPAPDPERIQRLRRLMVVKEDGDGAAGARRRGPGRSRKKPRNVLTRMPLHEGSPLGELHRCIREGVKVNVHIRTFKGLRGVCTGFLVAFDKFWNMALTDVDETYRKPVLGKAYERDSSLTLTRLFDRLKLQDSSKKDADSKSAVEDSTLSRYSQTSTWKVASVWGRGDTDRGSRRRSRSVPSSLQASAREESRSELSGRTTRTEGSSAGGTFSRATTLSRGQPRKKKRKPKVDYQQVFTRHINQIFIRGENVLLVHLAQ, encoded by the exons ATGGAGGAGCGGGAGCGGGGGGCGAGGTCGGCTCGCGCCGGGAGCCCCGCGCGGCCGCCCAGCCCGCGGCTGGAcgtcagctctgacagcttcgACCCGCTGCTGGCCCTGTACGCGCCCCGCCTGCCTCCCATCCCCTACCCCAATGCGCCCTGTTTCAACAACCTGGCCCAGTACGAGAGCTTCCTCAGGACCGGAGTCcggggcggcgggcgcgggcgggcgcggggcgcggcCGCGGGCTCGGGGGctccagccgccgccgccgccgccgggcccTCGGGCAGGACCCGCCGCCGCCAGGACGCCCCCGCCCCGGACCCCGAGCGCATCCAGCGCCTCCGCCGCCTCATGGTGGTCAAGGAGGACGGGGACGGGGCCGccggggcgcggcggcggggTCCGGGTCGGAGCAGGAAGAAGCCGCGCAACGTGCTCACGAGAATGCCCT TGCATGAAGGCAGCCCTCTGGGTGAACTCCATCGTTGTATCCGGGAGGGGGTGAAGGTGAATGTTCACATCCGCACTTTCAAGGGACTTCGGGGCGTCTGTACAGGCTTCCTCGTTGCGTTTGACAAGTTCTGGAATATG GCACTTACTGATGTGGATGAGACCTACCGAAAGCCTGTTCTAGGCAAAGCATATGAACGGGACTCCTCACTGACCCTTACCAGG CTGTTTGATCGACTGAAACTGCAGGATTCCTCCAAGAAGGACGCTGATTCTAAGTCTGCAGTTGAAGACTCCACTCTGTCCAGATACTCCCAGACGTCTACTTGGAAGGTGGCTTCGGTGTGGGGAAGAGGAGACACTGACCGGGGTTCACGCAGGCGTTCCCGCTCCGTCCCTTCTTCCCTGCAGGCATCTGCAAGGGAGGAGTCCAGGTCAGAGCTGTCAGGGAGGACTACACGGACAGAAGGGTCGAGTGCGGGAGGTACCTTTTCCAGGGCCACCACCCTCTCCCGGGGCCAGCCCCGTAAGAAAAAGCGAAAGCCCAAAGTGGATTACCAGCAGGTATTCACTCGACACATAAATCAAATTTTCATTCGAGGAGAGAATGTCCTGCTGGTTCATCTTGCACAGTAA
- the LSM11 gene encoding U7 snRNA-associated Sm-like protein LSm11 isoform X3 produces MEERERGARSARAGSPARPPSPRLDVSSDSFDPLLALYAPRLPPIPYPNAPCFNNLAQYESFLRTGVRGGGRGRARGAAAGSGAPAAAAAAGPSGRTRRRQDAPAPDPERIQRLRRLMVVKEDGDGAAGARRRGPGRSRKKPRNVLTRMPLHEGSPLGELHRCIREGVKVNVHIRTFKGLRGVCTGFLVAFDKFWNMALTDVDETYRKPVLGKAYERDSSLTLTRLFDRLKLQDSSKKDADSKSAVEDSTLSRYSQTSTWKVASVWGRGDTDRGSRRRSRSVPSSLQASAREESRSSGIHPGPLWTCL; encoded by the exons ATGGAGGAGCGGGAGCGGGGGGCGAGGTCGGCTCGCGCCGGGAGCCCCGCGCGGCCGCCCAGCCCGCGGCTGGAcgtcagctctgacagcttcgACCCGCTGCTGGCCCTGTACGCGCCCCGCCTGCCTCCCATCCCCTACCCCAATGCGCCCTGTTTCAACAACCTGGCCCAGTACGAGAGCTTCCTCAGGACCGGAGTCcggggcggcgggcgcgggcgggcgcggggcgcggcCGCGGGCTCGGGGGctccagccgccgccgccgccgccgggcccTCGGGCAGGACCCGCCGCCGCCAGGACGCCCCCGCCCCGGACCCCGAGCGCATCCAGCGCCTCCGCCGCCTCATGGTGGTCAAGGAGGACGGGGACGGGGCCGccggggcgcggcggcggggTCCGGGTCGGAGCAGGAAGAAGCCGCGCAACGTGCTCACGAGAATGCCCT TGCATGAAGGCAGCCCTCTGGGTGAACTCCATCGTTGTATCCGGGAGGGGGTGAAGGTGAATGTTCACATCCGCACTTTCAAGGGACTTCGGGGCGTCTGTACAGGCTTCCTCGTTGCGTTTGACAAGTTCTGGAATATG GCACTTACTGATGTGGATGAGACCTACCGAAAGCCTGTTCTAGGCAAAGCATATGAACGGGACTCCTCACTGACCCTTACCAGG CTGTTTGATCGACTGAAACTGCAGGATTCCTCCAAGAAGGACGCTGATTCTAAGTCTGCAGTTGAAGACTCCACTCTGTCCAGATACTCCCAGACGTCTACTTGGAAGGTGGCTTCGGTGTGGGGAAGAGGAGACACTGACCGGGGTTCACGCAGGCGTTCCCGCTCCGTCCCTTCTTCCCTGCAGGCATCTGCAAGGGAGGAGTCCAG
- the LSM11 gene encoding U7 snRNA-associated Sm-like protein LSm11 isoform X4 has translation MEERERGARSARAGSPARPPSPRLDVSSDSFDPLLALYAPRLPPIPYPNAPCFNNLAQYESFLRTGVRGGGRGRARGAAAGSGAPAAAAAAGPSGRTRRRQDAPAPDPERIQRLRRLMVVKEDGDGAAGARRRGPGRSRKKPRNVLTRMPLHEGSPLGELHRCIREGVKVNVHIRTFKGLRGVCTGFLVAFDKFWNMALTDVDETYRKPVLGKAYERDSSLTLTRLFDRLKLQDSSKKDADSKSAVEDSTLSRYSQTSTWKVASVWGRGDTDRGSRRRSRSVPSSLQASAREESRAANHERE, from the exons ATGGAGGAGCGGGAGCGGGGGGCGAGGTCGGCTCGCGCCGGGAGCCCCGCGCGGCCGCCCAGCCCGCGGCTGGAcgtcagctctgacagcttcgACCCGCTGCTGGCCCTGTACGCGCCCCGCCTGCCTCCCATCCCCTACCCCAATGCGCCCTGTTTCAACAACCTGGCCCAGTACGAGAGCTTCCTCAGGACCGGAGTCcggggcggcgggcgcgggcgggcgcggggcgcggcCGCGGGCTCGGGGGctccagccgccgccgccgccgccgggcccTCGGGCAGGACCCGCCGCCGCCAGGACGCCCCCGCCCCGGACCCCGAGCGCATCCAGCGCCTCCGCCGCCTCATGGTGGTCAAGGAGGACGGGGACGGGGCCGccggggcgcggcggcggggTCCGGGTCGGAGCAGGAAGAAGCCGCGCAACGTGCTCACGAGAATGCCCT TGCATGAAGGCAGCCCTCTGGGTGAACTCCATCGTTGTATCCGGGAGGGGGTGAAGGTGAATGTTCACATCCGCACTTTCAAGGGACTTCGGGGCGTCTGTACAGGCTTCCTCGTTGCGTTTGACAAGTTCTGGAATATG GCACTTACTGATGTGGATGAGACCTACCGAAAGCCTGTTCTAGGCAAAGCATATGAACGGGACTCCTCACTGACCCTTACCAGG CTGTTTGATCGACTGAAACTGCAGGATTCCTCCAAGAAGGACGCTGATTCTAAGTCTGCAGTTGAAGACTCCACTCTGTCCAGATACTCCCAGACGTCTACTTGGAAGGTGGCTTCGGTGTGGGGAAGAGGAGACACTGACCGGGGTTCACGCAGGCGTTCCCGCTCCGTCCCTTCTTCCCTGCAGGCATCTGCAAGGGAGGAGTCCAG